A part of Geoanaerobacter pelophilus genomic DNA contains:
- a CDS encoding sigma 54-interacting transcriptional regulator, with amino-acid sequence MTAVSTDLQAIRLFSGLDEADLSRIACRLRNCVFLSGMVILSKDEPADALFFILDGRVRVELQEATGQILNIAELGKGEHFGERAILTGEPRTADVRAITEVRAAKLLRSDFEELLSETPLLYANLCRDLARLLGSWAQRHQRDEREHREVMTNVIGWQLLPEFGAFPGNSLWVKDLNRRLDQLGSSPDNVLILGEPGTWKELAARLIHFHGDIARPVLFLDCSSPPPVIGQSEPAKQGGKDESLLETEQEVALFGHAPEGAVYSRRVRRGMLELASGGDMILQNVDCLTLPMQERLLSFIKSGSFKRHGESEWRFAQVRIIATSGEPLAQLAQSGAFNQELLDNLGSETIMMSPLRERKKDIPVIARSLLRTLNTKHHKNVVRLSQDALNLLVDHDWPLNGSELYQVLSRAVVVCDGEELLAEQIFLQGQLFEGGRFNLLTLPAVENLARRPDFPRILRWTTVPLFLVVLLYTLFGPVFDNAANLAVWTLWWPALLLTGFFFARGWCSYCPLEAIGEFLGTSKRVVREPSDWLRQWGPTFSLSGLVVIILAEQATGMFSWAFATGMLLLTLLTTTITGDLYLGRRGWCKYLCPLGRIVSLISRIAMLEMHSNHNVCVSRCRVDDCVREKGCPMGLHPTGIDNADHCVLCLDCVRNCPHHSMQLDLRNPSWGVLNQARRGFHEAVFSITLVAVVIAAKGTPFIFGRQPEVFPQRVWEPAELLTALLIAASFTGMAMLFSVGGRSHRWKATFTICSLAYLPLAFTGLFVYYFRALVEGGAELVPLTLAAIGLGEWLDLQQLTPDFGTLRLLIYPTIVSGGVFSWIVLNRLKRHYNLHRFCFSGHRLMVVITAAVFLCIL; translated from the coding sequence CCTGCCGTCTCCGGAATTGTGTATTTTTGTCCGGCATGGTCATTTTGTCCAAGGATGAACCGGCTGACGCGCTGTTTTTCATCCTCGATGGCAGGGTACGCGTTGAGCTGCAGGAGGCGACCGGACAGATCCTCAATATTGCGGAGCTGGGCAAGGGAGAGCATTTCGGCGAACGCGCCATCCTGACCGGAGAGCCGCGCACCGCTGATGTGCGGGCAATAACCGAAGTACGTGCCGCCAAACTCCTCAGGAGCGACTTTGAAGAGCTGCTCTCCGAGACCCCGCTGTTGTACGCCAACCTCTGCCGCGACCTGGCCCGGCTGCTTGGCAGTTGGGCCCAGCGCCACCAGCGTGACGAACGCGAACACCGCGAGGTTATGACCAATGTCATCGGCTGGCAGCTGTTGCCGGAGTTCGGCGCCTTTCCCGGCAACTCGCTGTGGGTCAAGGATCTTAACCGGCGGCTCGACCAGTTGGGTTCATCCCCTGATAATGTGCTGATTCTGGGAGAGCCGGGCACCTGGAAGGAACTTGCTGCCCGGCTGATCCATTTCCATGGCGACATTGCCCGGCCAGTCCTGTTTCTTGACTGCTCGTCGCCGCCGCCGGTGATAGGTCAGTCAGAACCTGCAAAGCAGGGTGGCAAAGATGAGTCACTTCTGGAAACTGAGCAGGAGGTCGCCCTGTTCGGCCATGCACCGGAGGGAGCGGTTTACAGCCGGCGAGTCAGGAGGGGGATGCTGGAACTCGCCTCCGGCGGCGATATGATCCTGCAAAATGTCGATTGCCTGACCCTGCCCATGCAGGAGCGGTTGCTGTCGTTCATAAAAAGCGGCAGCTTCAAAAGGCACGGCGAGAGCGAGTGGCGATTCGCCCAAGTCAGGATAATTGCCACCAGCGGCGAGCCGCTGGCGCAACTGGCTCAATCCGGAGCGTTCAATCAAGAGCTCCTGGACAATCTGGGTAGCGAGACGATCATGATGTCTCCGCTGCGTGAACGGAAAAAGGATATTCCGGTCATAGCCCGGAGCCTGCTCCGGACGCTCAACACCAAGCATCACAAGAATGTCGTGCGGCTGTCGCAGGATGCGCTCAACTTACTGGTTGACCATGACTGGCCGCTCAATGGCAGCGAGTTGTACCAGGTCTTGAGCCGCGCCGTGGTCGTCTGCGATGGAGAAGAGCTGCTGGCCGAGCAGATATTTCTCCAGGGCCAGCTGTTCGAGGGTGGGCGCTTCAACCTGCTTACCCTGCCGGCAGTTGAAAACCTGGCCAGGCGCCCGGATTTTCCGCGCATTCTTCGCTGGACCACGGTGCCCCTGTTTCTCGTGGTGCTTCTCTACACGCTGTTTGGGCCAGTATTTGATAATGCTGCAAACCTGGCAGTCTGGACCCTCTGGTGGCCGGCGCTGCTGCTGACCGGATTTTTCTTTGCCCGTGGCTGGTGCAGCTATTGTCCGCTGGAGGCGATCGGCGAGTTTCTGGGGACCAGCAAGCGGGTTGTGCGCGAGCCATCCGACTGGCTGCGGCAGTGGGGGCCTACCTTCAGCCTTTCCGGGCTGGTGGTGATCATCCTGGCCGAGCAGGCAACCGGGATGTTTTCCTGGGCGTTCGCCACCGGGATGCTGCTCTTGACACTGCTGACCACCACGATAACCGGGGACCTGTATCTGGGACGCCGCGGCTGGTGCAAATATCTCTGTCCGCTCGGCCGGATTGTCAGTCTGATCTCCCGGATAGCGATGCTGGAGATGCACAGCAACCATAATGTCTGTGTCAGCCGGTGCCGGGTGGATGACTGCGTAAGGGAAAAGGGGTGCCCCATGGGACTCCATCCGACCGGCATTGACAATGCGGACCACTGTGTACTTTGCCTCGACTGCGTGCGCAACTGCCCGCATCACTCCATGCAGCTCGACCTCCGCAACCCCTCGTGGGGGGTGCTCAACCAGGCGCGCCGTGGTTTTCACGAAGCTGTTTTCAGCATAACCCTGGTGGCGGTCGTGATTGCTGCCAAAGGCACGCCGTTCATTTTCGGGCGTCAGCCGGAGGTCTTCCCCCAAAGGGTCTGGGAGCCGGCAGAATTATTGACCGCACTGCTGATTGCCGCATCATTTACTGGAATGGCGATGCTCTTTTCAGTGGGCGGCCGCAGCCATCGCTGGAAGGCGACCTTTACCATCTGCAGTCTGGCCTACCTGCCCCTGGCCTTTACCGGGCTGTTCGTCTATTATTTCCGGGCGCTGGTTGAAGGTGGCGCTGAGCTGGTGCCGCTGACGCTCGCGGCTATCGGCCTTGGTGAATGGCTCGATTTGCAGCAGCTCACCCCGGACTTCGGTACTCTTCGGCTATTGATCTATCCCACAATAGTGTCTGGCGGGGTGTTCTCCTGGATTGTCCTCAACCGGCTGAAGCGGCATTATAACCTGCACCGTTTCTGTTTCTCCGGGCACCGTCTGATGGTGGTCATCACGGCGGCTGTCTTTCTCTGTATCCTCTAG
- a CDS encoding thiolase family protein, translated as MDNGFKPRQVYVAASYSAPVGRYNGKERESLSFLELAEKGGAVFERSAIRRREIDAVVVGCQNPGAFSGVDNTASKVSGVLGVSGSKSVLIDTASSSGASALENAYLMVASGSCDHVLALGIQKMSDVSTLDATRIVAGVIDRDESEFGLTMPACGALVARALIERLGLSYEEWSAFSALLTERAHRYASRNPDAHLNFPLPVAEYFEQIKSGKNYRYWAPLRYHDFCPMSDGVAAVILTSRPHPVLVAGVGSATDIPTIADRKYFHSFPATVRAAAEAYGMAGIKNIREFAGKLHVNMHDPFNGFGPINMVDLGIVPGYRLLDALLDDSLTGDRGAFPTNLTGGLKGRGHPLGATGMIQVAENHRLIMEQGFKAGLSHSIGGPINNNVVILLERTDHYRSRSPQPYRSWGLPSLGKLKPKDVTVEALLALNGPVEGSFVTSTTRFDYKTGRPEAIIMIVSCRYKDNRFSFLFGIDGEHHNEISVLKPGDRISLERSDDAILVNRMPVKRFYERTLNGLVELAETGWRKFAGKS; from the coding sequence ATGGATAATGGTTTCAAACCCAGACAGGTCTATGTCGCCGCATCGTATAGCGCTCCGGTAGGGCGATACAACGGCAAGGAGCGCGAAAGCCTCTCCTTTCTCGAACTTGCCGAAAAGGGTGGGGCCGTGTTTGAACGGAGCGCTATCCGTCGCCGGGAGATTGATGCGGTTGTGGTCGGTTGCCAGAACCCCGGCGCCTTCTCCGGTGTCGACAACACTGCTTCCAAAGTTTCGGGAGTGCTGGGGGTTTCAGGGAGCAAGTCGGTACTGATCGACACCGCTTCATCGTCCGGCGCCTCGGCCCTGGAAAACGCCTATCTGATGGTGGCTTCCGGCAGTTGCGATCATGTGCTGGCGCTTGGCATCCAGAAGATGAGTGATGTCAGCACCCTGGATGCCACCAGAATCGTGGCCGGGGTGATCGATCGCGACGAGTCCGAATTCGGCCTGACTATGCCGGCCTGCGGTGCCTTGGTTGCCAGGGCGCTCATCGAGCGACTTGGTTTGAGCTACGAGGAGTGGAGCGCTTTTTCCGCATTGTTGACCGAGCGGGCGCACCGCTATGCTTCGCGCAACCCTGATGCCCATCTCAACTTTCCGCTGCCGGTTGCCGAATATTTCGAGCAGATCAAAAGCGGCAAGAATTATCGCTACTGGGCGCCGTTACGCTATCACGATTTTTGTCCGATGTCGGATGGTGTTGCTGCAGTCATTCTGACCTCCAGGCCTCATCCGGTGCTGGTTGCTGGAGTCGGCAGCGCAACCGATATCCCGACCATCGCCGACCGGAAGTACTTTCACTCCTTTCCTGCCACGGTGCGTGCTGCAGCTGAGGCCTATGGCATGGCCGGGATAAAGAATATCAGGGAGTTTGCCGGAAAGCTTCATGTCAACATGCACGACCCGTTCAACGGCTTCGGTCCGATTAATATGGTCGATCTCGGCATTGTTCCGGGTTACAGGCTGCTTGATGCACTGCTTGACGATAGTCTGACCGGGGATCGCGGCGCCTTTCCGACCAACCTGACCGGCGGGCTCAAGGGGCGTGGTCACCCTCTGGGGGCAACCGGCATGATCCAGGTGGCTGAAAATCACCGACTTATTATGGAACAGGGGTTCAAGGCCGGGCTTTCCCACTCGATCGGCGGCCCGATCAATAATAATGTGGTAATTTTGCTGGAACGCACCGATCATTACCGGAGCCGCTCCCCGCAGCCGTACCGATCCTGGGGGCTCCCGTCGCTTGGCAAGCTCAAGCCCAAGGATGTGACTGTGGAAGCCTTGCTGGCCTTGAACGGCCCGGTTGAAGGAAGCTTCGTCACGTCGACCACCCGTTTTGATTACAAGACCGGTAGGCCTGAAGCAATCATCATGATAGTGTCCTGCCGTTACAAAGATAACCGGTTCAGTTTCCTGTTCGGGATTGATGGAGAGCATCACAACGAGATCTCTGTCCTGAAGCCGGGCGACCGCATCAGCCTGGAGCGGTCGGACGACGCCATCCTGGTCAACCGGATGCCGGTAAAGCGGTTTTACGAACGGACCTTGAACGGCCTGGTCGAGCTTGCCGAAACCGGTTGGCGGAAGTTTGCCGGGAAGAGTTAG
- a CDS encoding Rho termination factor N-terminal domain-containing protein: MKMDDVKEVAKGLGIKPGKMKKSDLIREIQRAEGNEECYNSGKADQCGQAGCAWREDC, translated from the coding sequence ATGAAAATGGATGATGTTAAGGAAGTTGCCAAAGGGCTGGGAATCAAGCCGGGCAAGATGAAAAAATCGGACCTGATCAGGGAGATTCAGCGCGCCGAGGGGAACGAGGAATGTTACAACAGCGGCAAGGCGGATCAGTGCGGCCAGGCGGGGTGCGCCTGGCGCGAAGACTGCTGA
- the gcvT gene encoding glycine cleavage system aminomethyltransferase GcvT, translated as MEQLRETPLIARHTELGALIAPFGGWNMPIQYEGIIAEHRWCREKAAIFDICHMGEFLYKGDIVSGGLEDVFTFSVAGIPVGRSKYGFLLNDQGGIIDDLIVFRIAVDEAMIVVNAATADNDFTVISSRLKDPSLITNISAAIGKLDIQGPLSRDILVKLFGSEIATIPYFKFIKMTILGSDAIVSRTGYTGELGYEIFLPADKVVELWDRIMQDPGVKPAGLGARDLLRLEVGYSLYGNDLDESITPLEAGLEMFVTFDKEFVGKEALLKQRSQGVGRTKIAFRVGSRRSPRHHYEVWAGDSRIGTVSSGAFSPMLGCGIGLALVDPKFAAVDTPITVRHEKVSMEASICGLPFFDGGSLRR; from the coding sequence ATGGAACAGCTCAGGGAAACACCGCTTATTGCAAGACATACGGAACTTGGCGCTCTGATTGCCCCGTTCGGCGGCTGGAACATGCCGATCCAGTACGAGGGGATTATTGCCGAGCACCGCTGGTGTCGTGAAAAGGCCGCAATTTTTGATATCTGCCACATGGGGGAATTCCTCTACAAAGGTGATATCGTGTCAGGCGGCCTGGAGGATGTCTTTACCTTCTCCGTGGCCGGCATCCCGGTCGGACGCTCCAAATACGGGTTCCTTCTGAACGATCAGGGGGGGATCATCGATGACCTGATCGTTTTCCGCATCGCTGTTGACGAGGCGATGATTGTCGTCAATGCTGCCACGGCAGACAACGATTTCACGGTCATCTCTTCCCGCCTTAAAGATCCGTCGCTGATCACCAACATCTCTGCCGCTATTGGCAAGCTGGACATTCAAGGGCCATTGTCCCGGGATATCCTGGTTAAGCTGTTCGGCTCCGAGATCGCCACCATTCCCTACTTCAAATTCATCAAGATGACTATTCTCGGTTCTGATGCCATTGTCAGCCGCACCGGTTACACCGGGGAACTTGGCTACGAGATTTTTCTTCCGGCAGACAAAGTGGTCGAGCTGTGGGACAGGATCATGCAAGACCCAGGCGTCAAGCCTGCCGGTCTGGGCGCGCGGGATCTCCTCCGGCTGGAGGTCGGTTACAGCCTTTACGGCAATGATCTGGACGAGTCGATTACTCCGCTGGAGGCAGGGTTGGAGATGTTCGTCACTTTCGATAAAGAGTTTGTCGGCAAGGAGGCTTTGCTGAAGCAGCGTTCTCAAGGGGTTGGCAGGACCAAGATCGCCTTCCGGGTCGGTTCCAGGCGCTCGCCCCGGCATCATTACGAGGTCTGGGCCGGCGATTCCCGGATCGGCACGGTCAGCAGCGGTGCCTTTTCGCCCATGCTCGGCTGCGGTATCGGCCTGGCTTTAGTAGACCCCAAATTTGCTGCCGTAGACACACCGATAACCGTCCGCCATGAGAAGGTCAGCATGGAGGCGTCGATCTGCGGACTGCCGTTCTTTGACGGCGGATCGCTCAGAAGATAA
- the gcvH gene encoding glycine cleavage system protein GcvH, with the protein MPATYYTKEHEWVKIEGNIATIGITDFAAHQLGDVTFVELPATGKSVKQFEVLCAIESVKAASDIYAPVSGKVVSINEALETTPEIVNESAESAAWMACLEMSDTAEVAKLLSREQYEEYLKGL; encoded by the coding sequence ATGCCAGCAACGTATTACACCAAGGAACATGAATGGGTCAAAATTGAAGGGAATATCGCCACGATCGGCATTACCGACTTTGCTGCCCACCAGCTGGGTGATGTCACTTTTGTGGAACTTCCGGCAACCGGTAAGAGCGTCAAGCAATTCGAGGTGCTCTGCGCCATTGAGTCGGTAAAAGCGGCCAGCGATATTTATGCACCGGTTTCCGGCAAGGTGGTTTCGATAAATGAGGCGTTGGAAACAACCCCTGAGATCGTCAACGAATCTGCCGAGAGTGCTGCGTGGATGGCGTGCCTGGAGATGTCCGACACTGCCGAGGTTGCAAAACTGCTGAGCCGCGAACAGTACGAAGAGTACCTGAAAGGGCTCTAG
- the gcvPA gene encoding aminomethyl-transferring glycine dehydrogenase subunit GcvPA encodes MNFTPHTPGEIKDMLAAIGVGSIQELFSPIPAALRAKSFDLPTGVSEFEMLARLQQLAAQNSEITHFVGGGYYDHLIPAAVDHLAGRSEFYTAYTPYQPEASQGSLQALFEYQTAICRLTGHDVSNASLYDGGTALAEAAMMALRATGRSRLLVDGAINPFYRAVLKTYLANLSVEIVEMAPVDGMLDLQALNRELDDRCAALLVQNPTFFGCIADYSQVAEQLHNCGALLVASVYPVALGLIKSPAEMGVDIAVGDGQSLGNHLSFGGPAFGFISASKKYIRNMPGRIVGETVDREGRRGFVLTLQAREQHIKRHKATSNICSNQSLCALRGLIFLAALGRQGLVELAVLNRDKAEYAKATLSAITGVTILSAAPTFNEFTISLPVNADRVVEQLIAKGIAAGVPLGQYYQGAENCMVVTVTEKRSREEIDRLALELDKLINRS; translated from the coding sequence ATGAATTTTACTCCCCATACCCCGGGTGAAATAAAAGATATGCTCGCCGCAATCGGCGTCGGCAGTATCCAGGAACTGTTCAGCCCTATCCCTGCTGCACTCAGGGCCAAATCGTTCGATCTGCCGACAGGTGTCTCCGAGTTCGAAATGTTGGCCAGGCTGCAGCAGCTGGCCGCTCAGAACAGCGAGATTACCCATTTTGTGGGTGGCGGCTATTACGATCATTTGATTCCCGCAGCAGTGGATCACCTGGCCGGAAGGTCCGAATTCTATACTGCCTACACCCCTTACCAGCCAGAGGCCTCGCAGGGAAGCCTGCAGGCGCTGTTTGAGTATCAGACCGCCATCTGCAGACTAACCGGGCATGATGTTTCAAACGCCTCTCTCTACGATGGCGGCACGGCACTGGCCGAGGCTGCCATGATGGCGCTCCGTGCCACCGGTCGGAGCCGTCTGCTTGTTGACGGCGCGATCAATCCGTTCTACCGGGCAGTGCTGAAAACCTATCTGGCCAACCTCTCGGTAGAGATCGTCGAAATGGCGCCGGTTGACGGCATGCTCGACCTTCAGGCGCTGAATCGTGAGCTTGATGACCGCTGCGCCGCACTGTTGGTGCAGAATCCGACCTTCTTCGGCTGCATTGCCGACTACTCGCAGGTGGCAGAGCAGCTTCACAACTGCGGCGCTCTGCTGGTGGCCTCGGTTTACCCGGTGGCGCTCGGATTGATAAAGTCGCCTGCAGAGATGGGCGTGGATATCGCTGTCGGCGACGGCCAGAGCCTGGGAAACCATCTTTCCTTTGGCGGCCCTGCCTTTGGCTTTATTTCGGCAAGCAAGAAGTACATTCGCAACATGCCGGGCCGCATTGTCGGCGAGACCGTGGACCGTGAGGGGAGACGGGGGTTCGTCCTGACGCTGCAGGCGCGAGAACAGCATATCAAACGGCACAAGGCGACCTCCAACATCTGCAGCAACCAGTCGTTGTGCGCACTGCGGGGGCTGATTTTCCTGGCTGCCCTTGGCCGCCAGGGGTTGGTAGAGCTGGCAGTGCTCAATCGCGACAAGGCTGAATATGCCAAGGCGACCCTCTCGGCAATCACCGGGGTAACGATCCTCTCTGCCGCGCCTACCTTCAACGAGTTCACCATCTCACTTCCGGTCAATGCCGACCGGGTGGTCGAGCAGCTTATTGCCAAAGGAATCGCCGCCGGGGTGCCGCTGGGGCAGTATTACCAGGGCGCCGAGAACTGCATGGTGGTCACTGTTACCGAAAAAAGAAGCCGGGAAGAGATTGACCGGCTGGCCCTTGAGCTTGACAAACTGATCAATAGGAGCTGA
- a CDS encoding tetratricopeptide repeat protein has protein sequence MRWHIPVVIVLATFLIYGNTLKSDFVWDDLLFIKGKSPIQQLENIPAFFTSDISWGTNLPHATPYYRPLYSTMMAVQYSLWGADSSGYHCINLLLQAGIALLVYLLARRFTLSESASIGAALIYSVHPVHSEGVAYLGSSSELQYTFFCLAAMLFYLRYRDSFKSGDLLTAIFCYFFALFTKESALTLPLLVLVLEVAFPKGTPGQKVARLSAVAAVTVLYLVDRFQYVKEIAWQENPLQDRVYTSIGIIGRYIWNLLAPFNLKVLYDVPLKPSFFRTDVVLPLLGLLVLFWVFFYSFQKSRRVFFFSSWIVIGLAPASGLPALLLPAPMADRYLTLSLIGYAVLAGIMYDGLKARFGEAGTSWRGSKVTALCVLLCLVLGAMTAKRNLIWRDHETFVRRMIADAPEHFLGYELLGTLEGGKGNYSAMADSYYQAEQKTLARNLALGREYLALGRLEEAVAAFERLMKKFSHEPKVLNGMGEALLLKGKPFEAIAFFRQGALICPSCTEITDNLRKVENSGSWQNQ, from the coding sequence ATGCGGTGGCATATCCCGGTTGTCATAGTGCTGGCCACATTTCTGATTTATGGAAATACCCTGAAGTCGGATTTTGTGTGGGATGACCTCCTGTTCATAAAGGGCAAATCTCCGATTCAGCAGCTGGAAAACATCCCGGCATTTTTTACTTCAGATATCTCGTGGGGGACCAACCTCCCCCACGCAACCCCCTACTACAGACCGCTGTACTCGACGATGATGGCGGTTCAGTACTCTCTGTGGGGGGCGGACAGTAGTGGTTATCACTGTATCAATCTGCTGCTGCAAGCAGGCATTGCCCTCCTTGTATATTTGCTGGCGCGACGCTTTACTCTCAGCGAATCGGCAAGCATTGGCGCGGCGCTTATCTATTCGGTTCATCCGGTTCATTCCGAGGGGGTGGCCTACCTTGGGAGCAGCAGCGAGCTGCAGTATACCTTTTTCTGTCTCGCGGCAATGTTGTTTTACCTCAGATATCGAGACAGCTTTAAATCCGGGGATTTGTTAACTGCGATTTTTTGCTACTTTTTTGCGCTGTTTACAAAGGAGTCTGCTCTTACCCTGCCGCTGCTGGTGCTGGTGCTGGAGGTTGCTTTCCCAAAGGGGACTCCCGGGCAAAAAGTTGCCCGTTTATCGGCAGTAGCTGCAGTAACCGTGCTCTATCTGGTTGACAGATTTCAGTATGTCAAGGAGATCGCATGGCAGGAAAATCCTCTTCAGGACCGGGTTTATACAAGCATCGGCATCATCGGTCGTTATATCTGGAACCTGCTGGCCCCGTTCAATCTGAAGGTTCTTTATGACGTGCCACTCAAGCCCTCGTTTTTCCGGACTGACGTTGTCTTGCCGCTGCTGGGGTTGCTGGTGCTCTTTTGGGTTTTTTTCTACTCCTTCCAAAAGAGCCGGCGCGTTTTTTTCTTTTCCTCCTGGATAGTTATCGGCTTAGCGCCTGCGTCCGGGTTGCCGGCCCTTCTTCTTCCTGCCCCTATGGCCGACCGGTATCTGACTCTTTCTCTTATCGGCTATGCCGTTCTCGCAGGCATAATGTATGATGGACTGAAGGCCAGATTTGGAGAGGCCGGCACATCATGGCGGGGCTCGAAAGTTACGGCATTGTGTGTTTTGTTGTGCCTGGTTCTGGGGGCCATGACGGCAAAGCGCAACCTGATTTGGCGGGACCATGAGACCTTCGTGCGAAGGATGATAGCCGATGCCCCTGAGCACTTTCTCGGCTATGAGCTGCTCGGGACTCTTGAGGGTGGAAAAGGGAACTATTCTGCTATGGCAGACAGTTACTATCAAGCAGAACAGAAGACCCTTGCGCGGAACCTTGCCCTTGGCCGTGAATATCTGGCGTTGGGTCGCTTGGAGGAAGCCGTGGCGGCCTTCGAGAGGCTTATGAAGAAATTCTCTCATGAACCGAAGGTGTTGAACGGTATGGGGGAAGCCCTGCTGCTGAAAGGGAAGCCTTTTGAAGCCATCGCTTTTTTTCGCCAGGGTGCACTGATCTGTCCGTCCTGCACGGAGATAACCGATAATCTGCGCAAGGTTGAGAACAGCGGCAGTTGGCAGAATCAATAA
- the gcvPB gene encoding aminomethyl-transferring glycine dehydrogenase subunit GcvPB: MQLIYEKSVSGRRGVHMPASDVPPAAMLPRELLRSEPAALPELSELDVVRHFTQLSRRNIGVDTTFYPLGSCTMKYNAKALEEGAKLSAPFHPMTALLPGGEACSQGSLAMLHHMSELLAEITGMDEVTCQPLAGAHGEMTGIMLIAAYHQAKGNNKKYVIVPDSSHGTNPASAAMVGYEIVTIPTAPYGDMDLEAFEAALNGEVAAVMMTCPNTLGLFNPHIKEICDLAHSVDALVYYDGANLNAILGQVRPGDVGFDVVHVNLHKTFGTPHGAGGPGSGPVGVKKGLIPFLPMPQVIKRADGSFGLITDNPQSIGRTANFFGNFGVMAKAYGYILMLGREGLIDASEKAVLNANYVMARLKDLYELPYDQTCMHECVFSASRQMQHDVHAIDIAKFLIDKGYHPPTVYFPLIVKEAIMIEPTETESKETLDEFIAVMREAAELAEKDPAVLKRAPISTPISRLDETKAAREQNVCFA, encoded by the coding sequence ATGCAGCTAATCTATGAGAAATCAGTATCCGGTCGTCGCGGGGTTCATATGCCCGCCTCTGATGTGCCGCCTGCCGCAATGCTTCCCCGTGAACTGTTGCGGAGCGAGCCGGCTGCTTTGCCAGAACTCTCGGAACTAGATGTCGTGCGTCACTTTACCCAACTGTCCCGCCGCAATATCGGCGTAGATACGACCTTTTACCCGCTTGGCTCCTGTACCATGAAGTACAATGCCAAAGCGCTGGAGGAGGGCGCAAAGCTCTCTGCGCCGTTTCACCCGATGACTGCCCTGCTCCCTGGCGGGGAGGCCTGCTCCCAGGGGAGCCTGGCCATGCTCCACCATATGAGTGAGCTGCTGGCCGAGATAACCGGCATGGACGAAGTCACCTGCCAGCCCTTGGCCGGCGCCCATGGGGAGATGACCGGCATCATGCTGATTGCCGCTTATCACCAGGCCAAGGGTAACAACAAAAAATACGTGATTGTCCCGGACTCCTCCCACGGCACCAACCCCGCCTCGGCCGCCATGGTCGGTTACGAGATCGTCACCATCCCCACTGCACCGTATGGCGACATGGATCTGGAGGCCTTCGAGGCAGCCCTTAACGGCGAAGTGGCTGCGGTCATGATGACCTGCCCCAATACCCTCGGTCTCTTTAATCCTCATATCAAGGAGATCTGCGATCTGGCCCATTCTGTTGATGCCCTGGTCTATTACGACGGCGCCAACCTCAACGCGATCCTCGGCCAGGTACGTCCCGGCGATGTCGGCTTCGATGTGGTCCATGTCAATCTGCACAAGACCTTCGGTACCCCGCACGGTGCCGGCGGACCGGGGAGCGGACCGGTAGGCGTCAAGAAAGGGCTGATCCCGTTCCTGCCGATGCCTCAGGTCATAAAGCGGGCCGATGGCAGCTTTGGGCTGATCACCGACAACCCACAGAGCATTGGCCGGACCGCCAATTTCTTCGGTAATTTTGGGGTCATGGCCAAGGCGTATGGCTACATCCTGATGCTTGGCCGTGAAGGGTTGATCGACGCGAGCGAAAAGGCAGTGCTGAACGCCAACTATGTCATGGCAAGGCTCAAGGACCTCTATGAACTTCCCTATGACCAGACCTGCATGCACGAGTGCGTTTTTTCCGCCAGCAGGCAAATGCAGCACGATGTTCACGCCATTGATATCGCCAAGTTCCTGATTGACAAGGGATATCACCCCCCCACGGTCTATTTCCCGCTGATCGTCAAAGAGGCGATCATGATCGAGCCTACCGAAACCGAGAGCAAGGAGACGCTTGACGAATTCATCGCAGTGATGCGCGAGGCTGCGGAGCTGGCAGAGAAAGACCCGGCGGTTCTCAAGCGGGCGCCGATCTCTACCCCGATTTCACGGCTGGATGAGACCAAAGCAGCGAGAGAACAGAACGTCTGCTTTGCCTGA